One window from the genome of Salvia miltiorrhiza cultivar Shanhuang (shh) chromosome 7, IMPLAD_Smil_shh, whole genome shotgun sequence encodes:
- the LOC130992528 gene encoding uncharacterized protein LOC130992528 codes for MNGFEKGLSPSKSNANRNFPSSGSVENDENDSSVDKLIPQFANNEIAYGKHFMSGVARKKILAEIKGNPSICDAQAHKNSNLDLESSPPKRGICNSSVKVYDPLTNYLSPRPRYLRFNPNRRREILKRFEKELNSSLDSEEASDEEEIADSSLSPPKGSVVDGYEAVEEEIADSSRSPPKGNDVNQRNGVASDEGNGSVVDGYESEEEEMEKGWCLRGISKLLFTLIACLLLTSYISPMNSPTDLPTQQAIWDFKDSGVVIKNQTLEFFSTNLHGNSFFEVEDGGNNSIEEAEVEEESYGGYDESIEAGIVEYLEWQEKEMAGNENVNSEDNSIEELEVEEENGGETDESIEAEIVEYLEWHDEKEMIGNENVDSQDVADEAAEFEGVRDARFEFEADESEHLIDAKTDENLDGGILLDMEVVSSYTGLDEDNVNKDEAAETEIIGSGVDTNAFSLVPVLEEIPTESKGADDTRSVEELVVLESHEELSDSTDEVGMEKSEWNTVVGVSAVLLVVSTSIAIIYSRKSRSSTSSKGSDPVLKQKLAAEGNVLHQAPVLHSIDRKVEFLARASLPSSHSKLASHIHAPTVELIGEIVVGQPSRVGNSGKFQMIVSEDMCKRGSRPQVVVPASSQPSAVSFTPRGSFTTERKISKKEGGQSREAMIVPTPVRRSSRLRNRTTIMSP; via the exons ATGAATGGTTTTGAGAAGGGTTTGTCTCCATCGAAATCGAATGCGAACCGCAATTTCCCGTCTTCTG GATCGGTGGAGAATGATGAGAATGATTCAAGTGTGGATAAATTGATTCCACAATTTGCAAACAACGAAATTGCATATGGCAAACATTTCATGTCTGGAGTTGCAAGAAAGAAAATTCTTGCTGAGATAAAGGGAAATCCAAGCATTTGTGATGCTCAAGCTCACAAAAACTCCAATCTGGATTTGGAAAGTAGTCCCCCGAAAAGGGGAATTTGCAATTCTTCTGTGAAGGTTTATGACCCTTTGACGAACTACCTCTCCCCACGGCCTCGTTACCTGCGTTTCAATCCAAATAGGCGTCGAGAGATACTCAAGAGATTTGAGAAGGAGTTGAATAGCTCTCTTGATTCTGAGGAGGCTAGTGATGAAGAGGAGATTGCAGACTCTTCTCTTTCACCTCCAAAAGGAAGTGTCGTTGATGGTTATGAGGCAGTAGAGGAGGAGATTGCAGACTCTTCGCGTTCCCCTCCAAAAGGAAATGATGTAAATCAGAGAAATGGAGTTGCATCTGATGAAGGTAATGGTAGTGTCGTTGATGGTTATGAGTCGGAGGAGGAAGAGATGGAAAAAGGATGGTGTCTTAGAGGGATATCAAAGCTGCTTTTTACACTGATTGCTTGTTTGTTGTTAACCTCCTACATTAGTCCAATGAACTCACCAACAGATTTACCAACTCAACAAGCCATTTGGGATTTTAAAGATAGTGGTGTTGTGATCAAGAATCAAACACTTGAATTTTTCAGCACGAATTTGCATGGCAATAGCTTCTTTGAAGTGGAAGATGGAGGTAATAACAGTATTGAGGAGGCAGAAGTCGAGGAAGAAAGTTATGGTGGTTATGATGAGAGCATCGAAGCAGGGATTGTTGAGTATTTGGAGTGGCAGGAGAAGGAGATGGCTGGAAATGAGAATGTAAATAGTGAAGATAACAGTATTGAGGAGTTAGAAGTTGAGGAAGAAAATGGTGGTGAAACTGATGAGAGTATTGAGGCAGAAATTGTTGAATATTTGGAGTGGCATGATGAGAAGGAGATGATTGGAAATGAGAACGTGGATAGTCAAGATGTAGCTGATGAAGCTGCAGAATTTGAGGGCGTGAGAGATGCTCGATTTGAGTTTGAAGCTGATGAATCCGAGCACTTGATAGATGCAAAAACAGATGAAAATTTAGATGGTGGCATTTTGTTGGATATGGAAGTAGTGTCTTCTTATACTGGTTTGGATGAGGATAATGTAAACAAGGATGAAGCTGCAGAAACGGAGATTATAGGCAGTGGTGTAGATACCAATGCGTTCTCGCTGGTACCTGTATTGGAGGAGATACCAACGGAGTCCAAAGGCGCAGACGACACAAGATCAGTGGAGGAACTTGTTGTTCTTGAATCACATGAAGAGTTGAGTGATTCTACAGATGAAGTTGGAATGGAGAAATCGGAATGGAACACCGTTGTTGGAGTTTCTGCAGTACTACTCGTAGTTTCAACATCAATAGCCATCATTTATTCGAGAAAATCAAGAAGCAGCACATCTTCTAAGGGATCTGATCCTGTGCTAAAGCAAAAACTTGCAGCTGAGGGGAATGTGCTTCACCAAGCACCTGTGCTTCATTCCATTGATAGGAAAGTCGAGTTTTTGGCTAGAGCTTCACTACCATCATCTCACTCGAAGCTCGCCAGCCACATCCACGCGCCAACAGTCGAGTTGATTGGTGAGATCGTTGTTGGACAGCCTAGCAGAGTTGGAAACTCGGGGAAGTTCCAGATGATCGTGTCTGAAGACATGTGCAAGCGTGGCTCACGACCTCAAGTGGTGGTTCCTGCGTCGTCTCAGCCATCTGCAGTCAGCTTCACTCCACGTGGAAGCTTTACTACTGAAAGAAAGATCTCAAAGAAAGAG GGAGGCCAAAGTAGAGAAGCCATGATTGTTCCTACTCCAGTTAGGCGATCAAGCAGACTCCGAAATCGAACCACAATTATGTCTCCATGA